ACTATGACTTACAGCAAATTTTGAGCGCCTGTTGAATTCTCAATAACTTCAAAATTATTGAGAATACATAATACTTTCATGTTGCAATCGTGCTTCAAAAAACTGCTCTCTTAACTGCCCAGCTAGTAAAAACTAAAGCCTCGCCTCGGCAGCAACGAGTTCGGTCTGCACAGCGCGGATCACAGACTAAAACCACGATCCTGGTGTCTGAGCTTTTCTTGCTCCTCCCTGAGATGAGCTTCTAGTTCCTGACTCCAATCAGGATTATGGGTTTTGAGCCTTTTACCCTGTGGCAGCAATTCTAATACTGCACTAGCCGCAAGATTCCCTTCTTGATCATTATTGAATGCTACGACAACCCTATTGAAACTCTTGAGAAATTCCATAGGTAGGTTATTCGGGTCATCAGCTACTATCAACATAGTTCTAGTTGGTGGTAGCTGGGAGCAACTTGAGATCAGGTAGGTGGCTGCTGACATCGCATCAATCGGTGTAGAACACAGAAAGACGTTTTCTACCTTGGACTTTGGTTGCCCTCCCAATCTCAGATAAAACCAACCTTTTTGTGTAGAGGTGTTTTGGTCGTACTCCACAGTGCGATGATTTTCTCTAGGCTTTGACCAAATTAATGCGCCAGTTTTTTCACCATCTAAATCACGCTTGATAAACAAAATATTTCGTTGCTCATCCATGTAAAGCAACTGATTACCATGTAATCCTTGCACAATATAATCTGGTATGTAGCGTTTCTCGCTTAAGTACTTGTGCAACACTTGCCAAACAACTTTATCCTCCGTTGGTGGAGTGAACTGAGGCTGTTGGTGTTTATGTTCAATTTCTTGAAAGAGTTTTTCTAACTGCTCAACTCTTCGTGGTTTAACAGGTTTGAGCAGCAATTCATTAATAGGTTCATCATCACGTTCTGTTTGGTAGTCAACAGCAAGATGTTTTTGCAAACCAGGGAAAGTGTAAGCTGCCCCTAACTGTGTACCACTAAAAGCTTGCCCATCTTTCTCATAAGAAATACCTTTAGACTTACCATTCCTAGTAAAACCTGTCCTGACGCTAATTCCTGCTTGCTGCAACCGCATGATCAACGTTGGCATTTGGGGATTATCAACTCCGGCGTTGTCAATTGTCTGCTGAATCTGCTCCTTAATGATGCGCTCTGGTGGGGTATCGCGCTTACCCAAGTCAAATTCTGACTGCTCTCGCCTTATGCGTCTAATTTGTCC
This sequence is a window from Nostoc sphaeroides. Protein-coding genes within it:
- a CDS encoding DUF3991 domain-containing protein, which translates into the protein MLPLQRTPSTGQIRRIRREQSEFDLGKRDTPPERIIKEQIQQTIDNAGVDNPQMPTLIMRLQQAGISVRTGFTRNGKSKGISYEKDGQAFSGTQLGAAYTFPGLQKHLAVDYQTERDDEPINELLLKPVKPRRVEQLEKLFQEIEHKHQQPQFTPPTEDKVVWQVLHKYLSEKRYIPDYIVQGLHGNQLLYMDEQRNILFIKRDLDGEKTGALIWSKPRENHRTVEYDQNTSTQKGWFYLRLGGQPKSKVENVFLCSTPIDAMSAATYLISSCSQLPPTRTMLIVADDPNNLPMEFLKSFNRVVVAFNNDQEGNLAASAVLELLPQGKRLKTHNPDWSQELEAHLREEQEKLRHQDRGFSL